A window from Enterocloster bolteae encodes these proteins:
- a CDS encoding InlB B-repeat-containing protein, giving the protein MKRTNKIKAYLARVLAAAMVITMAAPPAPAYALNYGDPAVIRFDPKEGPDLSHSNYMNVPRDGNRITYATGRAGHPLAEASDFNGIAVENLGSGDRPVLPAFDADLSWPGYTFDGWYNADGNKILYLPFAFPYNSTTAYEARWNGDASSQFDFTVMHYRDLNEDRNGNMNGEDPNAWPEADDSQIYKFFDDGSWTTRVTANTAVSATYKRDIPGYKVSSVIIKNNKTRRFDDASGHGTLGEAATINESTRSVRGNMPNDDLTVAYRYEPDSSKKFALRVEYADGSGRAIRTPESYLYSAESQVSAAPAQITAYTLTGAQIKTGSGDIDDLSGRGIYSAQTAGCTFDAQKNFTGKMPNQPVTVVYTYEIDPSYVTHVTINRIDNHNNVLAEPETREVSPNETVTVNVERKAGYTYPPNIGWNGTFTDISMDQTAATLSFKTDFTGGTVTITYNEDLNDTAHWARINYYNSEHGSLSGDSSPRSLRLGTHSIDTITEGITPSPEQHYMFNGWYKANASGTGKVGTVLTGDIELTGDLKLYADFVEDPGQWCDIRFESGSRGSISGTNSMHVPKGTQWSQISLPQTTPDSNYMFAGWFDENGNQVTDPNMTILADQTYRARFTPVGGDDGILCIPDGTGTIGNDGMGKIEISGANEARKYALTDSDGRLLAVMTGEQLGSSCFEQLPPCDSYYVYEMAESAAPVVGDILTDSVDPSLISQPARVMVPAIGGNYSTADDTTEGLRKIVIRPAGENTVYAVLDMDGNVVSQDGNEDGWVSPSGSPRTAELAGLEPNVSYIIVAKQADNGDAPSDRMINGSQVMVTGTSQQNRVYTFRLLNGGYVESVTRNGEALDVEEHADEVLVKAGDQIRISAEDMNPAGQAFKQWEVQIGNLHMSYLTRKNQTVEMTAGDVILQAMYEPSPVATASNATVDYSPKNGIFALDKSEEALQELKEELVDNDEDSTALSNGQRIAYTVKFDRHAPVASASEAVRQEVDDGESVKTPWSLDIGLTRKVDGTNKPLVEDANLTPAIKVFGKLDTSLLGNLEYRLWKINFGEDDGDTTCEEVLMTPDPNENEDFTGSFAFEANIGDTLVFSYYKAYEVIIMDTGRGQVHTFKVRDGRSLDDTEDYMDLDIHEGYTDSVTGIAYEFTGLSKRQSGGGMYDTSDPVTRDLKLYAVYEPEDDTQWQEAKERLQEEINIANALKNNGSVSAEDRDALTEAVDEAVEVLNRLPRPSVDDLESAFDTLKALVDSISSGGSGGSGGSSGAGGSGGSGGSSGSGGSGGSSGSGGSGGSGGSSGSGGSGGSGGSGGSGGSKGFSGGGHGPGSDGTENSYRTYLDGTEGIWNNVDQTNHKWAFVLNSGTRIKDSWANIRYTHNGSSQIATYHFDREGIMDSGWFLDQDTDNWYFLSNVHDGWFGRMTKGWHYDDDDGRWYYLSPFTGVMLMGWQKIDGIWYYLTADSQQKTWTFNEGSKRWEYTNQNGRPLGSLYINEMTPDGYQVDENGAWTRETP; this is encoded by the coding sequence ATGAAAAGGACAAATAAGATTAAGGCATATCTGGCCCGTGTCTTGGCCGCGGCCATGGTGATCACCATGGCCGCGCCTCCGGCGCCGGCGTATGCATTGAATTACGGGGATCCGGCAGTCATTCGGTTTGATCCCAAGGAGGGCCCGGATTTATCACATTCAAACTATATGAATGTTCCCAGAGATGGAAACCGGATTACGTATGCTACCGGACGAGCTGGTCATCCACTGGCTGAAGCAAGTGATTTCAATGGAATTGCCGTGGAAAATCTGGGTTCTGGTGACAGGCCGGTGCTGCCTGCATTTGACGCGGATTTGAGTTGGCCGGGATATACCTTTGACGGCTGGTATAATGCAGATGGTAATAAGATACTGTATCTGCCCTTTGCGTTTCCTTACAATTCAACCACGGCATATGAGGCACGCTGGAATGGTGATGCGTCCAGTCAGTTTGATTTTACAGTCATGCATTACCGGGACCTGAATGAGGACAGAAATGGAAACATGAATGGAGAAGACCCGAATGCATGGCCCGAAGCGGATGACAGCCAGATATATAAGTTTTTTGATGACGGAAGCTGGACAACCCGGGTGACGGCCAATACAGCAGTATCCGCTACCTACAAACGGGATATACCGGGCTATAAGGTATCTTCTGTGATTATTAAGAACAACAAAACGCGCCGTTTTGATGACGCCTCAGGCCATGGAACGCTGGGGGAGGCCGCGACCATTAATGAGTCTACCCGGTCTGTCCGCGGAAATATGCCCAATGATGACTTGACTGTGGCATACAGATATGAGCCTGACAGTTCAAAGAAATTTGCCCTGCGTGTAGAATATGCAGATGGGAGTGGCCGTGCGATCCGTACCCCGGAAAGCTATCTCTATTCCGCGGAGTCGCAGGTTTCTGCCGCACCGGCACAGATTACGGCTTATACCCTTACCGGCGCTCAGATAAAAACAGGCAGCGGGGATATAGATGATTTGTCGGGAAGAGGGATATATTCGGCGCAGACAGCAGGATGCACATTTGATGCCCAAAAGAACTTTACCGGAAAGATGCCCAATCAGCCGGTAACCGTGGTATATACTTACGAGATTGACCCTTCCTATGTAACCCATGTAACCATTAACCGGATAGACAACCATAACAATGTGCTGGCTGAGCCGGAAACAAGGGAGGTGTCTCCTAATGAAACAGTGACGGTAAATGTAGAGCGAAAAGCCGGGTATACGTATCCGCCTAACATTGGATGGAATGGAACATTTACCGATATCAGTATGGACCAGACAGCAGCCACGCTGAGTTTTAAAACAGACTTTACAGGCGGCACTGTTACGATTACCTATAATGAAGATTTGAATGATACAGCACATTGGGCCAGGATAAACTATTACAACAGCGAACATGGAAGCCTGTCAGGAGACAGCAGCCCGCGTTCCTTACGGCTTGGTACCCACTCCATTGATACAATCACAGAGGGAATCACGCCATCTCCCGAACAGCACTATATGTTTAACGGCTGGTATAAAGCCAATGCTTCCGGTACAGGTAAAGTAGGAACCGTGTTGACCGGAGATATTGAACTGACCGGAGACCTTAAACTTTACGCGGATTTTGTGGAAGATCCGGGACAATGGTGTGATATAAGATTTGAAAGCGGAAGCCGCGGCTCTATTTCAGGAACCAATTCCATGCATGTGCCGAAAGGGACTCAGTGGTCTCAGATTTCCCTGCCCCAGACCACACCGGACAGTAACTATATGTTTGCTGGCTGGTTTGATGAAAACGGGAATCAGGTTACAGACCCGAATATGACGATTCTGGCGGATCAGACTTACAGGGCACGCTTTACACCTGTGGGAGGAGATGATGGAATCCTGTGCATTCCAGATGGAACTGGAACGATAGGAAATGACGGTATGGGTAAGATTGAGATAAGCGGAGCAAATGAGGCGCGTAAATATGCCCTGACGGACAGTGACGGACGGCTTTTGGCAGTGATGACAGGGGAACAGCTTGGCAGCAGCTGCTTTGAACAACTGCCGCCCTGTGACAGCTACTACGTATATGAGATGGCGGAAAGCGCAGCTCCTGTTGTTGGAGACATACTGACAGATTCAGTGGATCCATCCTTAATAAGTCAGCCAGCCCGTGTCATGGTACCTGCTATTGGAGGGAATTATTCCACCGCGGATGATACGACAGAGGGACTAAGGAAGATTGTTATCCGCCCGGCAGGAGAAAATACTGTGTATGCGGTTCTTGATATGGATGGAAATGTGGTCAGTCAGGATGGGAACGAAGACGGATGGGTAAGCCCGTCCGGCAGTCCGCGGACAGCGGAACTTGCAGGACTTGAACCCAATGTATCCTATATCATCGTGGCCAAACAGGCAGATAACGGCGATGCGCCTTCAGACCGTATGATAAACGGAAGCCAGGTAATGGTAACAGGCACTTCGCAGCAGAACCGTGTTTATACCTTCCGTTTGCTGAACGGAGGTTACGTGGAGTCGGTGACAAGAAACGGGGAAGCGCTGGATGTGGAAGAGCATGCAGATGAAGTCCTGGTAAAGGCAGGGGACCAGATCAGGATATCTGCGGAGGATATGAATCCTGCTGGACAGGCATTTAAACAATGGGAAGTACAGATTGGTAATCTGCATATGTCATACCTGACCAGAAAAAATCAGACCGTGGAAATGACAGCGGGAGATGTAATCCTCCAGGCCATGTATGAACCGTCTCCGGTAGCGACTGCATCCAACGCAACAGTGGATTATTCACCCAAAAACGGGATATTTGCCCTGGACAAGTCAGAGGAAGCGCTTCAGGAATTAAAGGAAGAACTGGTGGATAACGATGAGGATAGCACAGCGCTTTCAAACGGGCAGCGGATAGCTTATACAGTTAAGTTTGACCGACATGCACCGGTGGCATCTGCTTCGGAAGCTGTGAGGCAGGAAGTGGATGACGGGGAGAGCGTTAAGACACCATGGAGTCTGGATATCGGACTTACGCGAAAGGTGGATGGAACCAATAAACCACTGGTGGAGGATGCAAATCTGACTCCAGCAATTAAAGTGTTTGGAAAATTAGACACCAGTCTTTTGGGAAATCTGGAATACAGGTTATGGAAAATTAATTTTGGAGAGGATGATGGTGATACGACCTGTGAAGAAGTCCTGATGACACCTGACCCGAATGAAAATGAAGACTTTACTGGAAGCTTTGCCTTTGAAGCTAATATCGGTGATACTCTGGTATTTAGTTATTATAAAGCGTATGAAGTGATCATCATGGATACCGGAAGGGGACAGGTTCACACATTTAAGGTAAGGGATGGCAGGTCCTTGGATGATACGGAAGACTATATGGATTTAGATATTCACGAAGGCTATACGGATTCCGTTACAGGCATAGCGTATGAGTTCACAGGCCTGTCGAAACGCCAGTCTGGAGGAGGGATGTATGATACTTCAGATCCAGTGACAAGAGATTTGAAACTGTATGCTGTCTATGAACCGGAAGATGATACCCAATGGCAGGAAGCAAAAGAAAGGCTGCAGGAGGAGATTAATATCGCTAATGCCCTGAAGAATAATGGGTCTGTAAGCGCAGAAGACAGAGATGCCCTTACTGAGGCTGTGGATGAGGCTGTTGAAGTGCTGAACCGCCTGCCCAGACCTTCGGTTGACGACCTGGAAAGTGCCTTTGATACACTGAAAGCACTGGTAGACAGTATTAGCAGTGGCGGTTCTGGCGGTTCTGGCGGTTCTAGCGGTGCTGGCGGTTCTGGCGGTTCTGGCGGTTCTAGCGGTTCTGGTGGTTCTGGCGGTTCTAGCGGTTCTGGCGGTTCTGGCGGTTCTGGCGGTTCTAGCGGTTCTGGTGGTTCTGGCGGTTCCGGCGGTTCCGGGGGCTCCGGCGGTTCAAAAGGTTTTTCCGGCGGAGGACATGGACCGGGCAGTGATGGCACAGAAAACAGTTACCGTACGTATTTAGATGGCACCGAGGGCATATGGAATAATGTTGATCAGACTAACCATAAGTGGGCCTTTGTATTGAACAGTGGAACACGTATCAAAGACAGCTGGGCCAATATACGATACACACATAATGGAAGCAGCCAGATTGCCACCTATCATTTTGACCGTGAGGGTATTATGGACAGTGGCTGGTTTTTGGACCAGGATACAGATAACTGGTATTTCCTGTCCAATGTACACGATGGCTGGTTTGGCCGAATGACAAAGGGATGGCACTATGATGATGATGATGGCAGATGGTATTATTTGAGTCCGTTTACCGGAGTTATGCTGATGGGGTGGCAGAAGATTGACGGAATATGGTATTATCTGACCGCTGATAGCCAGCAGAAGACCTGGACGTTTAATGAGGGATCGAAACGATGGGAATATACGAATCAGAATGGCCGTCCATTGGGGTCTCTGTACATAAATGAGATGACACCAGATGGATACCAGGTTGATGAAAACGGAGCCTGGACTCGGGAAACACCTTAA
- a CDS encoding InlB B-repeat-containing protein: MNSGIYTFYKRLTAMLLAICMIAGLVMGQPNILSYASTELQNEDLGDGASEATAYTWKNGSVTGQGGGGNSWRFDLRGLQAGQHNYAQAGIKTTYSNGGYATWFQVGTNSKQLIGGNTNGGVQSLDTYGIEVKIAVSPSPDNKYVFVDYYVYDKNGQGGSTGRTIKMGTGTDVMIGGTQEDDYATVYKNDRGFHMVNQHVKTTFDCITNDSSLGVTPPDTRWIGHYNSWGSNVFNESSNDVVSGTDSGMAYSWEFQLHPYETVHRRVAFAIRDTSYYVSDQYGQDSTSAEGTYSSPFKTIEYALNKIGNNKGYIYVMDYPEISSAIDVTGNSQKDITIASTDYDHEGHPMNEDGDYIKTLTRASGYTGPLFNVSGPTLKFTDIVLDGNHAESQDSLISASSGKLEINSGAVITNCSGSESSQGSAVNVTGSAGLSMNFGTVSGNVSAGKGAVYYNGSGAFEIRNRNQISDNTTPSGKKANVYLAQDKYITVMSDLDTSQIGVTAEQLPLASPGGISSQPSQEVKIAVPSSSYPGAAGSCPFADNFKADQEAGNSGVYVSAGTEILGNGRNAVLKRNGYTVSFIYRDSATGGTVNGAPASIPLSYAGGDAVEVNAPAAITGYGLTGVTIDQGTGGTLSAQADAGVADFGKVTGTMPGQDVVITYEYTRNSGSIVFEANGGTPEPQALTGSVGGSVNALLPNISRYGYQFVGWSTVNDRVNPDLISGLPSEFPEDPVTYYAIFSPDSNVKFDYTVDYVNADGSIVFQSTTTEDAYSVEAEVHSGKKNIHGYTWSLADSSTNPAIYNYGDGHGPVPFGNFNGGTGDFSGKMPGQDAAVKYGYQVDRSNPNAKSAFTVKYVTENGTVVHTADIQDVFPEDAIAAVPADVYGFRYLSGSITAGSTADDTDGHLVSAVQGGFDSDGRFTGTMPNQPVEITYLYEATEEGYEYKIHYLDNGTQDERLRNITGPDIQNVTADTPVTAEFKNMYGYVFQDERSEPASAGTFDSSHNFTGTMPNDRLAVTYRYDRDPSKWANLIYKAGEHGVLRPGNGMSSDVVILSGGAYRVSVLINDGTVEGTAGSYTWNDILEKRLVPEAVADTYYRFEGWFIDQNGNGIKDSGEELLSADSRFTGSAAVTAYFAEDPDQWVDIHFAAGEHGTIDAGENVNLHIQYDRTWADTAGNRPAYTPEINYLVDGWYDGGVSVEDDSRLVNGNTYTIRFYPDPAVFGTDVAARDASAGIDTQGKGRITVYGTTQGYQYIITDMEGNIIDVVRGNISGRVYFEDLYPGTRYLIYEATGTTQAQTGRPIDGVTGIISSATEVLVPVVETNYQVLYDEEHEGKTVFVIKPADTDSDYAILDKDGHVVITPETGDGGWQSAGGSQPASLTFSGLDYNEEYVVVARPHGSSGITAESKLEDGTHISTDPGGELDIPNYIVEAINGQVHSVDGVELDIPRYDEVHKGDEVVLHAEETDGNGQNFLYWKVTIGAVPGMTETIRRQDVTFTMPDSNVVMTAYYERASATPSNATVTDEVRGGNKHEMALDPNEIENLEEELTTDADRTLMDVNHADVTYKVVYKKNVVKATESNAIKRSSYYDSDHEEAYHGAWGLNVDIERYVNGRRVGVASPSEATFNTYVQLDKEDVDMMDYQLFAISEDDDGELIIDSVTMSDDPEETGGLFTFTAQAGMRYVLIYSRAYRIYFINNKEEPKYRYYFKVRRGETPNSGDYSFEYSQVETPIDSFIDNEGVEFNYIGWSYREDRLKEFDPDKEIKRKTYVYAFYDDNSGEVNDARKQLEDAIKAAIEKSDDYFLTLKETEKIREAIEEAMDVFDRTGPRATLDELLEALNRLEETCKPFDKILEDRYDHYDKLQNGGNSGGTSGGDGWGSGSHGGSGGSKGGSKGGGGSSRSAGTGGPVTTPAPYVAETSKSYVVGTNGNWELVDPESDKWAFVLNGGIRLTSIWAKLDYANGDVNRNGWYHFNASGLMDYGWFRDEHMNWYYCNAKKDGWLGKMKTGWHYDEVDKHWYYLDLITGQMVMGWKEIEGKWYFFTPQNTAQTYSYDRSTGKWVFMQNQERPLGSMYSNEKTPDGYQVGADGALQ, encoded by the coding sequence ATGAACAGCGGCATATATACATTCTATAAACGCCTGACGGCCATGTTGCTGGCCATATGCATGATAGCGGGGCTTGTTATGGGACAGCCCAACATTCTGTCCTATGCATCCACGGAGCTTCAGAATGAAGATCTGGGAGATGGGGCCAGCGAGGCAACTGCATATACCTGGAAGAATGGTTCTGTGACCGGCCAGGGAGGGGGAGGAAATTCCTGGCGTTTCGACCTTAGGGGCCTGCAGGCAGGGCAGCATAATTATGCTCAGGCTGGTATTAAAACAACTTACAGTAACGGAGGGTATGCAACCTGGTTTCAGGTCGGGACTAATTCCAAACAGCTGATAGGAGGCAATACAAACGGCGGGGTACAGTCTTTGGATACCTATGGCATAGAGGTGAAGATTGCAGTATCCCCGAGTCCGGATAATAAGTATGTGTTTGTTGATTACTATGTCTATGATAAAAATGGTCAGGGCGGCTCAACTGGCAGGACTATCAAAATGGGAACGGGAACCGATGTCATGATTGGAGGAACCCAGGAAGATGACTATGCAACGGTATATAAAAATGACCGAGGTTTTCATATGGTCAACCAGCATGTCAAAACCACCTTTGACTGCATCACAAACGACAGCAGCCTTGGGGTGACACCTCCTGATACCAGATGGATTGGTCATTACAATTCCTGGGGAAGCAATGTCTTTAATGAGAGCTCCAATGATGTGGTAAGCGGCACTGATTCGGGAATGGCCTATTCATGGGAGTTTCAGCTTCATCCGTATGAGACGGTTCACAGGAGGGTTGCATTTGCCATCAGAGACACCTCCTATTATGTATCAGACCAGTACGGCCAGGACTCTACCAGCGCAGAAGGAACCTACAGCAGTCCTTTTAAAACCATTGAATATGCGCTTAATAAAATCGGAAATAACAAGGGGTATATTTATGTAATGGATTATCCGGAGATTTCGTCCGCTATTGATGTGACGGGAAACAGCCAAAAGGATATTACCATTGCCAGTACGGATTATGACCATGAGGGGCATCCTATGAATGAGGATGGTGATTATATTAAAACCCTGACGCGCGCATCCGGGTATACGGGTCCGCTGTTTAACGTATCAGGCCCCACTTTAAAGTTTACTGACATTGTCCTGGACGGAAACCATGCGGAAAGTCAGGATTCCTTGATATCCGCTTCATCCGGAAAGCTGGAGATTAACAGCGGCGCTGTAATCACTAACTGCAGCGGCAGTGAGTCCAGCCAGGGAAGTGCGGTAAATGTAACGGGAAGCGCGGGACTGTCCATGAATTTTGGAACGGTTTCCGGAAATGTGTCCGCTGGAAAGGGAGCTGTTTATTACAATGGGTCAGGTGCATTTGAAATCAGAAACCGGAATCAGATATCGGACAACACAACTCCGTCCGGGAAGAAGGCAAACGTATATCTGGCTCAGGATAAATATATAACAGTTATGAGCGATTTAGACACGTCCCAGATAGGCGTTACAGCAGAGCAGCTTCCTCTGGCATCACCGGGAGGGATATCATCCCAGCCTAGTCAGGAAGTAAAGATAGCTGTGCCGTCAAGTAGTTATCCGGGGGCTGCAGGCTCCTGCCCCTTTGCGGATAATTTTAAAGCAGACCAGGAGGCGGGGAATTCCGGTGTGTATGTAAGCGCGGGAACGGAAATCCTTGGCAATGGGCGGAATGCAGTATTAAAGCGGAATGGATATACGGTGTCCTTTATATATCGGGATTCTGCCACAGGCGGAACTGTGAATGGTGCGCCGGCAAGCATCCCCCTGTCATATGCGGGAGGAGATGCGGTTGAGGTGAATGCGCCCGCCGCCATTACTGGATACGGCCTTACAGGCGTAACCATTGACCAGGGGACAGGCGGCACTCTGAGCGCCCAGGCAGATGCCGGTGTTGCAGATTTTGGCAAGGTAACGGGAACCATGCCGGGCCAGGATGTTGTTATTACATATGAATATACCAGAAACAGCGGTTCCATTGTATTTGAAGCCAATGGAGGGACGCCGGAGCCTCAGGCTCTGACCGGTTCTGTTGGAGGAAGCGTCAATGCGCTGCTGCCTAATATCAGCCGTTACGGCTACCAGTTTGTGGGGTGGAGTACGGTCAATGACAGGGTGAATCCAGATCTCATAAGCGGATTGCCATCAGAATTCCCGGAGGATCCGGTTACTTATTATGCAATTTTCTCACCGGACAGTAATGTGAAGTTTGATTATACGGTTGACTATGTCAATGCGGACGGTTCCATCGTGTTCCAGTCGACCACGACCGAGGATGCCTACAGCGTGGAGGCAGAGGTTCATTCGGGGAAGAAGAACATCCATGGCTATACCTGGAGTTTGGCGGATTCCTCCACGAACCCGGCCATCTACAATTACGGTGATGGGCACGGCCCCGTTCCATTCGGAAACTTTAATGGAGGTACCGGTGACTTCTCGGGGAAGATGCCGGGGCAGGATGCGGCCGTGAAATATGGTTATCAGGTAGACCGCAGCAATCCAAATGCGAAATCCGCATTTACAGTTAAATACGTGACAGAAAATGGTACAGTTGTCCATACAGCTGACATACAAGATGTTTTCCCGGAAGATGCGATCGCGGCGGTTCCGGCGGATGTTTATGGCTTCCGGTACCTGTCAGGCAGCATTACGGCGGGAAGTACTGCAGATGATACGGACGGGCATCTGGTAAGCGCTGTCCAGGGCGGTTTTGACAGCGATGGAAGATTTACGGGAACCATGCCGAACCAGCCGGTAGAGATAACGTACCTGTATGAAGCCACGGAAGAGGGCTATGAGTATAAGATTCATTATTTGGATAATGGCACGCAGGATGAAAGGCTGAGAAACATTACAGGACCGGACATCCAAAATGTAACAGCGGATACGCCTGTGACCGCTGAATTTAAAAATATGTATGGTTATGTGTTTCAGGATGAACGCTCGGAACCTGCATCAGCAGGAACCTTTGACAGCAGCCATAATTTTACTGGAACTATGCCAAATGACCGTTTGGCTGTCACCTATCGTTATGACAGAGACCCATCAAAGTGGGCGAATCTGATATACAAGGCAGGAGAACATGGCGTCTTAAGACCAGGGAATGGTATGTCATCGGATGTTGTTATTTTATCCGGAGGAGCTTATAGGGTTTCCGTACTGATAAATGACGGAACCGTAGAAGGCACCGCGGGAAGCTATACATGGAATGACATACTGGAAAAGAGACTGGTTCCTGAAGCGGTTGCAGACACCTATTACCGCTTTGAAGGCTGGTTTATCGACCAGAATGGAAACGGAATCAAGGATAGTGGTGAGGAGCTGCTTTCAGCCGATAGCAGGTTTACAGGTTCGGCTGCCGTGACTGCATACTTTGCGGAAGATCCTGACCAATGGGTTGATATTCACTTTGCGGCGGGAGAGCATGGAACCATAGATGCGGGGGAAAACGTAAATCTCCATATCCAATATGACCGTACCTGGGCCGATACCGCGGGAAATCGGCCGGCCTATACACCGGAAATCAATTATCTGGTTGATGGTTGGTATGATGGCGGAGTGTCTGTGGAAGATGACAGCAGACTTGTGAATGGAAATACCTATACCATACGGTTCTATCCGGACCCGGCAGTCTTTGGTACAGATGTGGCGGCGCGGGATGCATCAGCAGGTATTGATACGCAGGGAAAAGGCAGGATTACAGTCTATGGGACAACCCAGGGCTATCAGTATATCATCACGGACATGGAAGGCAATATAATAGATGTGGTACGCGGGAATATATCAGGACGGGTATATTTTGAAGACCTGTATCCTGGTACGCGGTATTTAATATATGAAGCAACAGGTACGACACAGGCACAGACTGGGAGGCCCATAGACGGTGTGACTGGAATCATAAGCAGTGCGACTGAGGTTCTGGTCCCGGTAGTGGAGACCAATTACCAGGTCCTTTACGATGAGGAACATGAAGGGAAGACTGTTTTCGTGATTAAGCCGGCGGATACGGATTCCGATTATGCTATTTTAGATAAGGACGGACATGTGGTCATAACTCCTGAGACGGGAGATGGGGGCTGGCAGTCGGCCGGCGGCAGCCAACCGGCAAGCCTGACCTTCTCCGGACTGGATTACAATGAGGAGTATGTGGTAGTGGCAAGGCCTCATGGGTCATCCGGCATCACTGCGGAAAGCAAATTGGAAGACGGGACTCACATCAGCACAGATCCGGGCGGCGAACTGGATATTCCCAACTATATAGTGGAGGCGATTAATGGCCAGGTCCACTCTGTTGATGGAGTAGAATTAGATATCCCCAGATATGATGAGGTCCATAAAGGCGATGAAGTGGTGCTTCACGCGGAAGAAACCGATGGAAATGGACAGAATTTCCTGTACTGGAAGGTGACAATCGGGGCAGTTCCGGGAATGACAGAAACCATACGCCGTCAGGATGTGACATTTACGATGCCGGATTCCAACGTGGTTATGACAGCTTATTATGAGCGTGCGTCAGCGACACCCAGCAATGCAACGGTGACGGATGAAGTACGGGGAGGTAATAAGCATGAGATGGCTCTGGACCCCAATGAAATTGAAAACCTGGAGGAGGAGCTTACCACAGACGCAGACCGGACCCTTATGGATGTGAACCATGCAGATGTGACCTATAAAGTAGTATATAAAAAGAATGTGGTAAAGGCGACTGAATCCAATGCAATTAAACGTTCGTCTTATTATGACAGTGACCATGAAGAAGCGTACCATGGAGCCTGGGGATTGAATGTAGATATTGAACGGTATGTGAACGGGCGGAGAGTAGGGGTAGCTTCGCCATCAGAAGCAACATTTAATACATATGTGCAACTGGATAAAGAAGATGTAGACATGATGGACTATCAGCTGTTTGCTATTTCCGAGGATGATGATGGGGAGCTGATCATTGATTCGGTTACTATGTCTGATGATCCGGAAGAGACCGGCGGTTTGTTTACATTTACGGCTCAGGCTGGTATGAGATATGTGCTCATCTATTCCAGGGCATACAGGATTTATTTTATCAATAATAAAGAAGAACCAAAGTACCGCTATTATTTTAAAGTGCGCCGGGGTGAGACACCGAATAGTGGAGACTATTCCTTTGAATACAGCCAAGTGGAGACACCAATCGATTCATTTATTGATAATGAGGGGGTTGAATTTAATTATATTGGCTGGAGTTACCGGGAAGACCGGCTAAAGGAATTTGACCCGGACAAGGAAATCAAGAGGAAGACGTATGTATATGCGTTTTACGATGATAACAGCGGTGAAGTGAATGATGCCAGGAAACAGCTGGAGGATGCAATCAAAGCTGCAATCGAAAAATCAGACGATTACTTCCTGACGCTGAAGGAGACAGAAAAGATAAGGGAAGCCATAGAAGAAGCTATGGATGTATTCGATAGAACGGGCCCCCGGGCAACTCTTGATGAACTTTTGGAGGCCTTGAACCGTTTGGAGGAAACATGTAAACCCTTCGATAAGATTCTGGAAGACCGGTATGACCATTACGATAAACTTCAGAATGGAGGAAACAGCGGAGGTACATCCGGCGGAGATGGATGGGGCAGCGGAAGCCATGGCGGTTCAGGAGGAAGCAAAGGTGGATCGAAAGGAGGCGGTGGCAGCTCCAGGTCTGCCGGCACAGGCGGGCCAGTCACAACTCCGGCGCCTTATGTTGCGGAAACCAGTAAGAGTTATGTGGTAGGCACCAATGGAAACTGGGAGCTGGTTGACCCAGAGAGTGATAAATGGGCTTTTGTACTCAACGGAGGAATCCGTCTCACCAGCATATGGGCCAAACTTGATTATGCCAACGGTGATGTGAATCGAAATGGCTGGTATCACTTTAATGCCAGCGGACTCATGGATTATGGCTGGTTCAGGGACGAGCATATGAACTGGTATTACTGTAATGCGAAAAAAGACGGCTGGCTGGGAAAGATGAAGACAGGATGGCATTATGATGAGGTAGATAAGCATTGGTATTACCTGGATTTGATTACAGGCCAGATGGTAATGGGATGGAAGGAAATTGAAGGAAAATGGTATTTCTTTACACCTCAGAATACGGCACAGACATACTCATATGACCGCAGCACCGGGAAATGGGTGTTTATGCAGAATCAGGAAAGGCCGCTTGGCTCCATGTACAGCAACGAGAAGACACCGGACGGTTATCAGGTAGGCGCTGATGGAGCTTTACAATAG